In Trichomycterus rosablanca isolate fTriRos1 chromosome 20, fTriRos1.hap1, whole genome shotgun sequence, one DNA window encodes the following:
- the LOC134334071 gene encoding nitric oxide synthase, inducible-like translates to MGKKIIEDSTKELPLTKDAKVRENRVSRCPMSAMLKNYQDSSSHKDVLYHRAVKNQLCKPKMCEGSIMNPKSLMRSLPATPLSPNELLTQAIDFINQYYKSFKISKIEEHLARVNEVAQEIEDTGSYHLTTEELAFGAKQAWRNAPRCIGRIQWSNLQVFDARKCRTTKEMFQFLCTHIKFASNGGNLRSAITIFPQRTDGQHDFRVWNGQLIKYAGYQMDDGNVVGDPSNVEFTEICIQLGWKPKYGLFDVLPLVLQANGEDPELFEIPPELILEVEMEHPEYEWFKDLNLRWYALPAVANMLLEIGGVEFTACPFNGWYMGTEIGVRDFCDTHRYNILERVGHCMGLETSRLSSLWKDQALVAINVAVIHSFQKNKVTITDHHSAAESFMKHMETEVRLRGGCPADWVWLVPPMSGSLTPVFHQEMISYILSPFYYYQPDPWVTHIWKDETKCLKKRKNISFKALAKAVVFSQMLMQTTLKKRVPCTILYATETGKSQTFAKKLQSILCSAFNPRLLCMEDYNFSDLEKEQLMMVVTSTFGNGDSPGNGESFKKQLMGLKKLRNNIRYCVFGLGSRMYPQFCAFAHYVDDKLADLGAKQLTTTGEGDELNGQEEAFSAWACTAFKAACEEFGIKGKISSDSLTQNWEPLRHRVKPDSGTLDHIAALSTVHSKTVFPMKLKRRENLQSVQSSQSTILVELEVNGGKEVLSYAPGDHVGVFPGNPPELVTGILKHISNAPPTSQSVRLEYLPESSTGDDGWQTDSRIPACSLNQALTYLLDITTPPSQGFLRKLAQLTNKEEDQKRLLALASDFKCYSEWKEYNKPNFLEILEEFSSLELSAAFLLSQLPLLKPRLYSVSSSPNLHPNELHLTVSVVTYRTQDGRGPLHNGVCSTWLNTLIEGQAVPCFIHGSPGFHLPPDPTTPTILIGAGSGIAPFRSFWHQRIHDMKKTGLKKCPMMLVFGCRRADTDYLYKEEILTMRQNGTLKSVTSAFSRQPGQPKVYVQDVLEKQLNEEVFQVLNQNAGHIYVCGSINMARDVANAIKQILVSNLGITLSLAENYMEQLKADKRYHEDIFGA, encoded by the exons ATGGGAAAGAAAATCATTGAGGACAGCACCAAGGAGCTCCCCCTGACCAAGGACGCTAAG GTTAGGGAGAACCGAGTCAGCCGATGCCCGATGTCAGCAATGCTCAAGAACTACCAGGATAGTTCCAGCCACAAGGATGTACTCTACCACAGAGCTGTTAAG AATCAGCTCTGCAAACCCAAAATGTGCGAGGGCTCAATTATGAACCCCAAGTCTTTGATGCGTAGTTTACCAGCTACCCCACTTTCACCCAACGAGCTCCTCACACAGGCCATCGACTTTATCAACCAGTACTACAAATCCTTCAAGAT CTCTAAAATTGAGGAACACTTGGCCCGGGTTAATGAAGTGGCCCAAGAGATTGAGGACACCGGATCCTATCATCTGACCACTGAGGAACTGGCATTTGGGGCCAAACAGGCGTGGAGGAATGCACCCAGGTGCATTGGCAGGATTCAGTGGTCAAATTTACAG GTGTTTGATGCTCGTAAATGCAGGACGACCAAGGAAATGTTTCAGTTCCTGTGCACCCACATTAAATTTGCCTCAAACGGaggaaatctaag GTCAGCCATTACTATTTTCCCTCAAAGAACTGATGGCCAGCATGATTTCCGTGTTTGGAACGGTCAGCTTATAAAATACGCTGGCTATCAGATGGACGATGGCAATGTTGTAGGAGACCCTTCTAATGTGGAGTTTACTGAG atttGTATCCAGCTTGGATGGAAACCAAAGTACGGCCTTTTTGATGTGCTGCCACTGGTCCTGCAGGCTAACGGGGAGGATCCTGAACTATTTGAAATTCCCCCAGAGCTGATTTTGGAAGTTGAAATGGAGCATCCTGA GTATGAGTGGTTCAAAGATCTGAACCTCAGATGGTATGCACTTCCCGCTGTGGCCAACATGTTACTTGAAATTGGAGGTGTGGAGTTTACCGCATGCCCCTTTAATGGCTGGTATATGGGCACTGAAATTGGTGTAAGAGACTTCTGTGATACTCACCGCTACAATATCCTGGAG AGGGTTGGTCACTGTATGGGACTGGAAACAAGCAGGTTGTCATCACTGTGGAAGGACCAGGCTCTGGTGGCCATCAATGTGGCTGTGATTCACAGTTTTCAG AAAAACAAGGTGACAATCACAGACCACCACTCTGCTGCTGAGTCCTTCATGAAGCACATGGAGACTGAAGTGCGTTTGCGTGGTGGCTGCCCTGCTGACTGGGTCTGGCTGGTTCCTCCAATGTCTGGCTCTCTGACCCCTGTGTTTCACCAGGAGATGATCAGCTACATCCTCTCCCCCTTCTACTACTACCAG CCTGACCCCTGGGTGACACACATATGGAAAGACGAGACAAAATGTCTGAAGAAGCGAAAAAATATCAGTTTCAAGGCACTTGCAAA GGCAGTGGTCTTTTCTCAAATGCTAATGCAAACCACTTTAAAGAAGAGAGTGCCTTGTACCATTCTCTATGCTACTGAAACTGGGAAATCGCAGACCTTTGCCAAGAAGCTTCAATCTATACTTTGCTCTGCATTTAACCCCAGG ctgCTTTGCATGGAAGACTACAATTTCAGTGACCTTGAGAAAGAGCAGCTTATGATGGTGGTAACCAGCACATTTGGTAACGGAGATTCTCCAGGAAATGGAGAG AGCTTCAAAAAGCAGCTTATGGGTTTGAAAAAGCTGAGAAACAACATCAG GTACTGTGTGTTTGGACTTGGCTCTCGCATGTACCCCCAGTTTTGTGCTTTTGCCCATTACGTGGATGACAAGCTTGCAGACCTGGGAGCAAAGCAGTTGACTACCACTGGAGAAGGAGATGAGCTAAATGGGCAGGAAGAGGCTTTCTCTGCTTGGGCTTGTACTGCATTCAAG GCTGCatgtgaggagtttggcatcAAGGGCAAGATCTCATCTGATAGTCTTACACAAAACTGGGAACCTCTGAGGCACAGAGTGAAGCCTGACAGTGGAACCCTAGACCACATCGCAG CTCTGTCAACGGTCCACTCTAAAACCGTGTTTCCCATGAAGCTGAAGAGAAGGGAGAATCTACAAAGTGTTCAGTCAAG TCAATCTACTATACTGGTAGAACTGGAGGTGAATGGTGGAAAAGAGGTTCTAAGTTATGCTCCAGGTGATCATGTGGGTGTTTTCCCAGGGAATCCACCTGAGCTGGTCACTGGCATTTTGAAGCACATTTCAAATGCCCCACCCACCAGTCAGAGTGTCCGACTTGAGTACCTCCCAGAGTCCAGCACTG GGGATGATGGATGGCAAACAGATTCTCGAATCCCGGCTTGCTCTCTAAACCAGGCTCTTACATACCTCCTGGATATCACCACTCCACCTTCCCAAGGCTTTCTGCGCAAGCTTGCCCAATTGACCAATAAGGAAGAAGACCAAAAGCGGCTGCTAGCACTGGCATCG GACTTCAAGTGTTATTCAGAATGGAAAGAATACAACAAGCCAAACTTCCTAGAGATTCTGGAGGAGTTTTCCTCACTGGAGCTCTCTGCAGCCTTTCTTCTCAGCCAGTTGCCCCTGCTGAAGCCTCGTCTCTATTCAGTCAGCTCCTCTCCAAATCTACATCCCAATGAGCTTCACCTCACCGTGTCTGTGGTCACCTACCGCACCCAAG ATGGAAGAGGTCCTCTGCATAATGGTGTCTGTAGCACGTGGCTCAACACCCTTATAGAAGGACAGGCTGTTCCCTGCTTTATTCATGG ATCCCCTGGCTTTCACCTTCCACCAGATCCCACCACACCCACTATCCTCATTGGAGCAGGCAGTGGCATAGCTCCCTTCCGCAGCTTCTGGCACCAGCGCATCCATGACATGAAAAAGACAG GTCTGAAAAAGTGCCCAATGATGCTGGTGTTTGGGTGTCGACGTGCAGATACAGATTATCTGTACAAAGAGGAGATATTAACCATGAGACAAAATGGCACTCTGAAGAGCGTCACCTCAGCATTTTCTCGCCAGCCGGGTCAGCCCAAG GTGTATGTTCAAGACGTTCTTGAGAAGCAGCTGAATGAAGAGGTTTTCCAGGTCTTGAACCAAAATGCCGGTCATATCTATGTGTGCGGGAGCATTAACATGGCCCGAGATGTAGCAAATGCAATAAAGCAGATCCTGGTTAGCAATCTGGGTATAACGCTCAGCCTGGCTGAAAACTATATGGAACAGCTGAAG gCTGACAAGAGGTACCATGAGGACATCTTTGGAGCATAG